The following proteins are encoded in a genomic region of Sebastes fasciatus isolate fSebFas1 chromosome 14, fSebFas1.pri, whole genome shotgun sequence:
- the tgfbr2l gene encoding TGF-beta receptor type-2 gives MTVNTTCHNPTLPLDGVDAGLLLNFTSRECHMVPQPTDDGAMMVCGCHGEHECNDKLIFDKGANGFSKLQSKDVIPVVVVSLVPPVLVAIVATAAFYFYRTHRPDKPGPPARPAWPTKRTPELYQAFNLPCGGLGARGDAGGGGGLVGPGAETLNNDVISNVTDEPLPIKLEVLVGKGRFAEVWRACLLQGEKGGVNSYETVAVKVFPAVEYASWRNEYSIISDPKLEHDNVVRFLAAEERGHAHRKYWLVLAYHGLGNLQDFLAANVLSWEELVAMAGSIARGLAHLHSDTTPGGISKVPVAHRDLKSSNIVVKSRKECALCDFGLALRLDLSLTVDDYANSGQVGTARYMAPEVLESRVNLEDLEAFKQMDVYSMALVHWEMASRCHAVGEVKSYEPAFGSRVCEQPCVDSMRDLVLRDRGRPDIPSAWTQHQGMSVFCSTITECWDHDPEARLTAHCVVERLNVLQDEEERGGQQEEEEEEPGRDADREEEGEREKNSETPDNDLSPSSSSSSSLQTPQPDSKTGGSEVSHDSLLHTGSVV, from the exons ATGACGGTGAACACCACGTGTCACAACCCCACGCTGCCTCTAGACGGCGTGGACGCCGGCCTGCTGCTCAACTTCACCTCCAGAGAGTGTCACATGGTCCCACAGCCCACCGACGACGGCGCCATGATGGTCTGTGGTTGCCATGGAGAACACGAGTGTAACGACAAACTCATCTTCGACAAAGGAGCCAATG GGTTCTCCAAGCTGCAGAGTAAAGACGTGATCCCGGTGGTGGTGGTTAGTTTGGTTCCTCCGGTCCTGGTGGCCATAGTCGCCACGGCGGCGTTCTACTTCTACCGTACGCACCGTCCTGATAAACCGGGTCCTCCTGCACGCCCCGCATGGCCCACCAAACGCACCCCGGAGCTCTACCAGGCCTTCAACCTGCCGTGTGGCGGTCTGGGGGCTCGGGGCGAcgccggaggaggaggaggtctggTGGGTCCAGGAGCTGAAACTCTCAACAATGACGTCATCAGCAACGTGACGGATGAACCGCTGCCCATCAAGCTGGAGGTCCTGGTGGGGAAGGGGCGCTTCGCCGAGGTGTGGAGGGCGTGCCTGCTGCAGGGCGAGAAGGGCGGAGTCAACAGCTACGAGACCGTGGCGGTGAAGGTGTTTCCTGCCGTGGAGTACGCCTCGTGGAGAAACGAGTACTCCATCATCTCCGACCCCAAGCTGGAGCACGACAACGTGGTTCGGTTCCTGGCGGCTGAAGAGAGAGGCCACGCCCACAGGAAGTACTGGCTGGTTCTGGCCTATCACGGCCTCGGGAACCTGCAGGACTTCCTCGCCGCAAACGTCCTGAGCTGGGAGGAACTTGTTGCCATGGCGGGCAGCATCGCCAGAGGGTTGGCTCATCTCCATAGTGACACAACGCCCGGTGGGATATCGAAG GTGCCGGTTGCCCATCGGGACCTGAAGAGCAGTAACATCGTGGTGAAGAGCAGGAAGGAGTGCGCCCTGTGTGACTTTGGTCTGGCGTTAAGACTGGACCTCTCCCTCACTGTGGACGACTACGCCAACAGTGGACAG GTGGGGACAGCTCGGTACATGGCTCCTGAGGTGCTTGAGTCCAGGGTGAACCTGGAGGACCTCGAGGCTTTCAAACAGATGGACGTTTACTCCATGGCTCTGGTCCACTGGGAGATGGCCTCCCGCTGCCACGCCGTCGGAG AAGTGAAGAGCTACGAGCCGGCGTTTGGCTCCAGGGTTTGCGAGCAGCCCTGCGTGGACAGCATGAGAGACCTGGTGCTGAGGGACCGAGGACGGCCGGACATCCCCTCGGCGTGGACGCAGCATCAG gGGATGAGCGTCTTCTGCTCCACCATCACGGAGTGCTGGGATCACGACCCCGAGGCCCGACTGACGGCTCACTGCGTGGTGGAGCGCCTCAACGTCCTgcaggacgaggaggagcgaggaggacagcaggaggaagaggaggaggaaccaGGGCGAGACgctgacagagaggaagagggagagagagaaaagaactCAGAGACACCAGACAATGACCTGagtccctcttcctcctcctcttcctccctccagaCTCCCCAGCCAGACTCAAAGACAGGCGGTTCAGAGGTATCCCATGATTCCCTGCTTCACACTGGTTCTGTGGTGTGA